One window of Caldisericum exile AZM16c01 genomic DNA carries:
- a CDS encoding XdhC family protein → MINVYEKIAELIKSGTEFVFVVVVNAEESTSGKKGFKMVVLKDGSFYGTVGGGTLEKDALSIAKELFKTKGTYYKKYVLKEGDPLSLGMVCGGEAELYFEYVGTKRQLVIFGAGHLGKAIYEVAKVSNDYDFLVVDERVDFANVENFPNTTVFNGEGIYKRVSELPICDGAEVIIVTPGGENDPYILKGLYDKGVSYTYIGMIGSLNRRNKCFEKAMELGVPKEFLDKIFAPVGLAIGSETPFEIAIAILGEIIALKKGYIDKVLTERSAHERA, encoded by the coding sequence ATGATTAATGTATACGAAAAGATTGCAGAACTTATAAAAAGTGGCACTGAATTTGTTTTTGTTGTCGTTGTAAATGCAGAAGAATCAACTTCAGGCAAAAAGGGCTTCAAGATGGTTGTTCTTAAAGATGGCTCTTTCTACGGGACGGTTGGTGGTGGGACTCTTGAAAAAGATGCACTTAGTATTGCAAAAGAACTTTTTAAGACAAAAGGGACCTACTATAAAAAATATGTTCTCAAAGAAGGTGATCCACTTTCTTTGGGTATGGTGTGCGGTGGGGAGGCCGAGTTGTACTTTGAATATGTTGGCACGAAAAGGCAGTTGGTAATTTTTGGAGCAGGACATCTTGGGAAGGCAATTTACGAAGTTGCCAAAGTTTCGAATGATTATGACTTTCTTGTTGTTGATGAGCGTGTGGATTTTGCAAATGTTGAAAATTTTCCCAATACAACAGTATTTAACGGTGAGGGGATTTACAAAAGAGTTTCAGAACTTCCCATTTGTGATGGTGCAGAGGTCATTATCGTTACTCCTGGCGGCGAAAACGACCCATACATTCTAAAAGGACTATACGACAAAGGTGTTTCTTACACCTACATTGGAATGATTGGAAGCCTTAATCGAAGGAATAAGTGCTTTGAAAAGGCAATGGAATTAGGGGTGCCAAAGGAATTTTTGGATAAGATTTTTGCACCTGTTGGTCTTGCGATTGGTTCCGAAACGCCATTTGAGATTGCAATAGCAATTTTAGGAGAAATTATTGCCCTTAAAAAGGGGTATATTGATAAAGTTTTAACTGAAAGGAGTGCCCATGAAAGAGCTTGA
- a CDS encoding FAD binding domain-containing protein: protein MKELDYFFPKTLEEALQIKNDLKGSIKVIAGGTDLVVHLKQDQVNEDKLLDVSRLEELKGVVDKGDTIYIGAGTTHTEILENTLIKDSVPILFDAIKSIGSPQIRNIGTIGGNIANASPAGDSIPALFVLLSKLHVKSVEGSREIPIEDFFLGPGKTALKENEIIMGVEFEKMKDNDIGFFRKVGQRKGTAISVVNAAVRLTKDSIPNKFSKAYVALGAVAPTVVRAKIVENALTSEILDSLDKIMYIARLVYREVSPITDVRGSLEYRRDVSINIVYEGIADLFLKGFRR, encoded by the coding sequence ATGAAAGAGCTTGATTATTTTTTCCCTAAAACATTGGAAGAAGCACTTCAAATTAAAAATGACCTTAAGGGAAGCATTAAGGTCATCGCAGGCGGGACTGACCTTGTTGTCCACTTAAAGCAAGATCAGGTAAATGAGGATAAATTGCTTGATGTATCAAGGTTAGAAGAACTAAAAGGGGTTGTTGATAAAGGTGATACAATTTACATTGGTGCAGGAACAACTCACACAGAAATTCTTGAAAACACTTTAATTAAAGACTCTGTGCCTATCCTTTTTGATGCTATTAAATCCATTGGTTCACCTCAGATAAGAAACATTGGCACAATTGGTGGAAATATTGCAAATGCATCTCCTGCAGGTGATTCAATCCCTGCACTTTTCGTGCTTCTATCAAAGTTGCATGTAAAAAGTGTTGAAGGTAGTCGCGAAATTCCAATCGAGGACTTTTTCCTTGGTCCTGGAAAGACTGCCTTAAAGGAAAACGAAATAATAATGGGTGTTGAATTTGAGAAGATGAAAGATAACGATATCGGTTTCTTTAGAAAAGTTGGTCAAAGAAAAGGTACTGCAATTTCTGTTGTAAATGCTGCAGTACGTCTTACAAAAGATAGTATACCCAACAAATTCTCAAAAGCATACGTCGCCTTAGGTGCAGTTGCGCCAACAGTTGTTAGAGCAAAAATTGTTGAAAATGCTCTTACAAGTGAAATTCTTGATTCTCTTGACAAGATTATGTATATTGCACGATTAGTTTATAGAGAAGTTTCTCCTATAACTGATGTAAGAGGCTCTCTTGAATACAGGCGCGATGTCTCTATAAACATTGTGTATGAAGGGATTGCAGACCTCTTTTTAAAAGGGTTCAGGAGGTAA
- a CDS encoding xanthine dehydrogenase family protein molybdopterin-binding subunit encodes MEELKYIGKPIPRIDALEKATGKIKYMSDLKFPNMAFGKILRAKYPHAKILKIDTSKAEALPGVVAVITHKDVPGVNGFGIVVPDMPVLCKDKVRYIGDAVAAVAAETEEIAEKAIKLIDVEYEPLPVVEDPEEAMEEDAPKIHEEGNIHLHTEITRGDVESAFKEADLIIEETFFTGRQDHTPLETEGGVAFVDEEGVLHVYVGSQYPQRDQLQLARCLNWNPKKIHVVSYPVGGAFGRKDELSIQPILALLAIKAKRPVKITLSREESIIAYWKRHPFKMRYKVAFKKDGTLLGVDAYLVEDKGAYSSLGGPVLNLAVEHACGPYRVDNVHVDGYAVFTNNGIAGAFRGFGAPQTAFAIETIMDIASRKLGIDPIELRKKNALRKGDRTSIGNVLTTSVGTELVLDAIKESYIWKNRDALRKEQSKPWLRRGVGMALTYQGTGLGVGIPDYGGAILNMNEDGGFTVRIGTVDYGQGIGTSYAQIVAEAMHVPIEKVKVILGDSFLTADSGPTSASRGVYTGGKAAVIAADKMKEILKEKAAELLKVSTDRLDFDFGYVFDKDSGNKVSYEELAQAFKEVGSLPETEGYFLVPTADIKLENAFGLPHHIFAFSAHAAYVEVNTLTGEVSVIEGAEAVDGGVIINRQGYEAQVEGGFVMGMGYGLMEHTIIEKGIVKNPNFSTYIIPTIKDAPRRIEAIPVINPEDTGPFRSKGIAETVMVATPPAVTNAIYDATGARIFRIPATPEVVYFAIKESQNEDID; translated from the coding sequence ATGGAAGAGTTGAAATATATCGGGAAGCCTATACCTCGAATTGATGCACTCGAAAAGGCAACAGGGAAAATTAAATACATGTCTGATCTAAAATTCCCAAATATGGCGTTTGGGAAAATCCTTAGAGCAAAATATCCCCATGCAAAAATTTTAAAAATCGATACCTCAAAGGCTGAGGCACTTCCAGGAGTTGTAGCGGTAATAACACACAAAGATGTGCCAGGTGTAAATGGTTTTGGTATTGTTGTCCCTGATATGCCAGTACTCTGCAAGGATAAAGTGCGATACATTGGTGATGCGGTTGCAGCAGTTGCAGCTGAAACAGAAGAGATTGCAGAGAAAGCAATTAAACTAATCGATGTTGAATACGAGCCATTGCCTGTGGTTGAGGATCCAGAAGAAGCAATGGAAGAGGATGCACCGAAAATTCACGAAGAGGGAAACATACATCTTCATACTGAGATAACCCGAGGAGATGTGGAGAGTGCGTTTAAAGAGGCTGATTTGATAATTGAAGAGACATTCTTTACAGGAAGGCAAGACCATACGCCACTTGAAACCGAAGGCGGTGTAGCCTTTGTAGATGAAGAAGGGGTTTTACATGTTTATGTTGGCTCTCAATATCCTCAAAGGGACCAACTACAACTTGCAAGATGTCTCAACTGGAATCCAAAGAAAATTCATGTTGTATCGTATCCAGTCGGTGGTGCTTTTGGTCGTAAAGATGAACTTTCCATTCAACCGATTCTTGCACTTCTTGCAATAAAGGCAAAACGCCCTGTTAAAATAACTCTTTCAAGAGAAGAATCAATCATTGCTTACTGGAAAAGGCATCCTTTTAAGATGCGTTATAAGGTTGCATTCAAAAAAGATGGAACACTTCTTGGCGTTGATGCATATCTTGTTGAAGATAAAGGTGCGTATTCTTCATTGGGTGGACCTGTTTTAAATCTTGCAGTTGAGCATGCTTGTGGCCCCTATCGGGTGGATAATGTACATGTTGACGGCTATGCTGTATTTACAAATAATGGTATTGCAGGCGCATTCCGTGGTTTTGGAGCACCTCAAACAGCATTTGCAATTGAGACAATAATGGATATTGCATCTCGTAAATTAGGAATCGATCCAATTGAACTTAGAAAGAAGAATGCACTACGAAAAGGTGACAGAACTTCCATTGGGAATGTCCTCACAACATCTGTTGGAACTGAACTTGTCCTTGATGCAATAAAAGAATCGTATATCTGGAAAAATAGAGATGCGTTGCGGAAAGAGCAATCCAAACCATGGCTTAGGCGTGGGGTTGGAATGGCTCTAACCTATCAGGGGACTGGTCTTGGTGTTGGCATTCCTGATTATGGTGGTGCGATTCTCAATATGAACGAAGATGGAGGATTTACTGTAAGAATTGGTACTGTTGATTACGGCCAAGGAATTGGCACATCCTATGCGCAGATTGTTGCAGAAGCAATGCATGTCCCGATTGAAAAGGTAAAGGTTATTTTAGGCGATAGTTTCTTAACAGCAGATTCGGGACCTACAAGTGCATCACGTGGAGTTTATACAGGTGGAAAGGCTGCAGTTATTGCGGCAGATAAGATGAAGGAAATTTTGAAAGAGAAGGCAGCAGAATTATTGAAAGTAAGCACTGATAGACTTGATTTTGACTTTGGATATGTTTTTGACAAAGATAGTGGAAACAAAGTTTCCTATGAAGAACTGGCACAGGCCTTTAAGGAGGTTGGATCTCTTCCTGAAACTGAAGGATACTTCCTTGTGCCAACTGCAGATATAAAATTGGAAAATGCCTTTGGGCTTCCACACCATATCTTTGCATTTTCAGCACATGCAGCGTATGTTGAGGTTAATACACTAACAGGTGAAGTTTCTGTGATTGAAGGCGCAGAAGCAGTTGATGGTGGTGTTATTATTAATAGACAAGGATACGAAGCACAGGTTGAAGGTGGCTTTGTTATGGGTATGGGATACGGCCTTATGGAACATACTATTATTGAAAAAGGTATTGTCAAGAATCCTAACTTTTCAACTTACATAATCCCAACAATAAAGGATGCACCAAGACGCATTGAAGCAATTCCTGTGATAAATCCCGAAGATACCGGACCATTTAGATCTAAGGGTATTGCAGAAACCGTTATGGTGGCAACACCCCCTGCAGTAACCAACGCAATTTATGATGCAACAGGTGCAAGAATCTTTAGAATCCCTGCAACACCAGAGGTTGTATATTTTGCAATCAAGGAGAGTCAAAATGAGGACATTGATTAA
- a CDS encoding 8-oxoguanine deaminase produces the protein MRTLIKNIDTLATFDSEERELKNAWIEIEDNIIKEIGVNTPPQGEFGKVIDAKGMVMLPGFVNTHHHFYQSLFRAVRQVQDAKLFDWLVFLYERWKYIDEEAVYISSIVAILEMMKSGVTTTTDHLYLFPKGHPNLYDAEVEGARLTGVRFYGTRGSMSLSKKDGGLPPDSVVQTEEEILKDYERVVKLYHDPKPFSMSRVALAPCSPFSVTKELMILTREFAEKHDLLLHTHLAETKDEDEFCIEKFGKRPVDYMEELGWLSDRVWFAHLVHLTDIDIKKLSDARVGMAHCPTSNMRLGSGISPVYKMKNTNMRIGLAVDGSSSNDTGNFLLEIRNAMLLQRVAFGESALTASEALKLGTFGGASVLRMEKEIGSIEVGKAADIIGFKLDDRLEFAGGLSDPVRALVFCDAKGVDFSMINGNVVIEDGRFVHIDEEKYIQKQNEISRKLLSME, from the coding sequence ATGAGGACATTGATTAAAAATATTGATACCCTTGCAACCTTTGATAGTGAGGAAAGGGAATTAAAAAACGCTTGGATTGAGATTGAAGATAACATCATAAAGGAAATTGGGGTTAATACGCCTCCTCAGGGCGAGTTTGGTAAAGTTATTGATGCAAAAGGAATGGTAATGCTTCCAGGATTTGTAAATACACATCACCATTTTTACCAGTCACTTTTTAGGGCGGTTCGACAGGTGCAAGATGCAAAACTCTTTGATTGGCTTGTGTTCCTGTATGAGCGTTGGAAGTACATCGATGAAGAGGCAGTCTATATCTCTTCAATTGTTGCAATCCTTGAGATGATGAAATCTGGCGTTACAACCACAACAGACCATTTGTATTTGTTCCCTAAAGGACACCCAAATCTCTATGATGCGGAAGTTGAAGGTGCAAGGTTAACTGGTGTAAGGTTCTACGGTACAAGGGGGAGTATGTCCCTTTCAAAAAAAGATGGTGGTCTTCCGCCAGATTCAGTTGTGCAAACAGAAGAAGAAATTTTAAAGGATTACGAACGTGTGGTAAAACTCTATCACGATCCGAAACCATTCTCAATGAGTAGAGTTGCTCTTGCACCATGCTCTCCTTTCTCTGTTACAAAAGAACTTATGATTCTTACAAGAGAGTTTGCAGAGAAGCATGATCTTCTACTCCATACTCACCTTGCAGAGACAAAAGATGAGGACGAATTTTGCATCGAAAAATTTGGAAAACGCCCTGTAGACTATATGGAAGAATTAGGATGGCTTTCAGACAGAGTATGGTTTGCTCATCTTGTACACCTTACGGATATTGACATAAAGAAACTTTCCGATGCTCGTGTTGGTATGGCACACTGCCCCACATCAAACATGCGCCTTGGCTCTGGCATTTCACCAGTTTATAAAATGAAAAATACAAATATGCGTATTGGCCTTGCAGTTGATGGAAGTTCTTCAAACGACACGGGAAACTTCCTTCTTGAAATAAGAAATGCAATGCTTCTTCAAAGGGTTGCATTTGGAGAAAGTGCATTAACTGCTTCCGAAGCACTTAAATTGGGAACATTTGGTGGTGCATCGGTTCTCAGGATGGAAAAAGAAATTGGTTCAATTGAAGTTGGTAAGGCTGCAGATATCATTGGCTTTAAACTTGATGATCGTCTTGAATTTGCAGGAGGACTTTCAGATCCAGTTCGCGCACTTGTCTTTTGTGATGCAAAAGGTGTTGATTTTTCAATGATAAATGGAAATGTGGTAATCGAGGATGGGCGTTTTGTCCACATTGACGAAGAAAAATACATCCAAAAACAAAACGAAATTTCAAGAAAGTTGCTATCGATGGAGTGA
- a CDS encoding ABC transporter ATP-binding protein, with protein MDKAIVVENLKRVYKKGKDSFFALDGISFEVHYGEIFGFLGPNGAGKTTTIKILSTLLYPTSGKAFVGGFDVEKEVQKIREIINLVSGGESAGYGILTVKESLWMFSQFYGIPTNEASKRIEHYLKLVGMWDSKDTLLNRLSTGMMQKVNLVRGLITDPKILFLDEPTIGLDVEAARTIRSIVSEWVKEKPTRTVLLTTHYMAEADELCDRIAIINKGRIVALDTPENLKKAISDEIFFEIETSIVPKETSQILTNDLKEFGINCLIKDHIERGVSTLSVILKEEKDIAKVIQKIVEVNKEILSLRKIEPTLEDVFIKLVGKRLEDEETN; from the coding sequence ATGGATAAAGCAATCGTTGTTGAGAATTTAAAAAGAGTATATAAAAAAGGGAAAGATAGTTTTTTCGCACTTGATGGTATCTCATTTGAGGTTCATTACGGTGAAATTTTTGGTTTTTTAGGTCCGAACGGTGCAGGCAAAACTACAACTATAAAAATTCTCTCCACGCTTTTGTATCCAACCTCTGGCAAGGCCTTTGTAGGAGGTTTTGATGTCGAAAAGGAAGTTCAAAAAATAAGGGAAATTATAAATCTTGTTTCAGGAGGTGAATCTGCAGGATATGGTATTTTAACAGTTAAAGAATCTCTCTGGATGTTTTCTCAATTCTACGGCATACCGACGAATGAAGCAAGTAAGAGGATTGAGCATTACCTTAAACTTGTAGGCATGTGGGACTCAAAAGATACACTTTTAAACAGACTTTCAACTGGTATGATGCAAAAGGTAAATCTTGTTCGAGGGCTTATAACAGATCCAAAGATTTTGTTTTTAGATGAGCCAACCATTGGGCTTGATGTTGAAGCAGCACGTACCATCCGAAGTATTGTCTCAGAATGGGTAAAAGAAAAGCCGACTAGAACCGTTCTTCTTACAACACATTATATGGCAGAAGCAGATGAACTGTGCGACAGGATTGCAATAATAAACAAAGGTAGGATAGTTGCACTTGATACGCCAGAAAACCTTAAAAAAGCGATTTCAGATGAGATATTTTTTGAAATAGAAACTTCCATTGTTCCAAAAGAAACTTCTCAAATTCTTACAAATGATCTCAAAGAATTCGGTATTAATTGTTTAATAAAAGATCATATTGAGCGTGGGGTAAGTACTTTAAGTGTGATTTTGAAAGAAGAGAAGGACATCGCAAAAGTCATTCAAAAAATTGTTGAAGTTAACAAAGAGATTTTGAGTTTGCGTAAGATTGAACCGACACTTGAGGATGTCTTTATTAAACTTGTCGGAAAAAGACTTGAAGATGAAGAAACAAATTGA
- a CDS encoding ABC transporter permease has translation MKKQIELYLRTVWARAYVRIFAQFKRDINWIISSVIGAFLTMATFIYVFRSINAPEEFSGIVLLGGFMTPYWLNVLWSVASQLYWEKEMGNLQLIVLSPASLSAFLLGLTIGGFIHTTFRALLVLFVGIVIFKIPIVVSSPFTLVFVFFISIYALYSVGMMFSALFLFYGRELWRVMVLIQDPVSIISGFYFPIKVLGTTFAAIVSAIPLTLGLDALRQILLPSYNMLFLNWKIETIILAILGSIFLFIALRMLVFIENLSKKEGRLTLKWQ, from the coding sequence ATGAAGAAACAAATTGAATTGTACCTTAGGACTGTTTGGGCAAGAGCATACGTGAGAATTTTCGCTCAGTTTAAAAGAGACATTAACTGGATAATAAGTTCTGTTATTGGCGCATTCCTTACGATGGCAACATTCATTTATGTATTTAGAAGTATTAACGCACCAGAGGAATTTTCAGGGATTGTTCTTCTTGGCGGTTTTATGACACCATATTGGCTTAATGTACTCTGGTCTGTTGCATCGCAACTCTACTGGGAAAAAGAAATGGGGAACCTTCAACTGATTGTTCTTTCCCCTGCGTCGCTTTCTGCGTTCCTTCTTGGGCTTACGATTGGAGGTTTTATTCATACAACATTCAGAGCACTCCTTGTCCTTTTTGTTGGTATTGTCATATTTAAGATTCCCATAGTTGTTTCAAGCCCTTTTACTTTGGTTTTTGTATTTTTTATTTCGATATACGCACTTTACTCTGTTGGAATGATGTTTTCTGCGCTTTTTCTTTTTTATGGAAGAGAACTTTGGCGTGTGATGGTTCTCATTCAAGATCCTGTATCGATTATCTCTGGCTTTTATTTCCCTATAAAGGTTTTGGGGACGACATTTGCAGCAATTGTTTCAGCAATTCCTCTTACACTCGGACTTGACGCCTTGAGACAAATACTCCTTCCAAGCTACAATATGTTGTTTTTGAATTGGAAAATCGAAACGATAATCCTTGCTATCCTTGGTTCTATCTTCTTGTTTATTGCCTTACGTATGCTTGTTTTTATTGAAAATCTCTCCAAAAAAGAGGGAAGGCTTACTTTAAAATGGCAGTGA
- a CDS encoding ABC transporter permease: MAVIRGLLAAIYIGIQIESNWTKKWLYALYILLFSFSTTLPVIIIYGFLGGGFDKDIFRFAFVGSLFYFVFSSIFFNTSFTVIDDREHYRMLKYIIVSKTNYIIYALGRALGYVLLQISSSAIVLVLFIPIFKVSLSVNFLLLIFSVITGFVGSFGIALMFASYYLLSVREETSLMDILFGALFLISGAMFPPTILPKFGYIISLYFPLSSAIELGRYALFGKHLTAFFSGYSTSALVSFAFLVNILYFVLGLILLNFALKSAIKKGYIDITTAF, from the coding sequence ATGGCAGTGATACGAGGTTTGCTTGCAGCAATTTACATTGGTATACAAATAGAAAGTAACTGGACTAAGAAGTGGCTCTATGCTCTTTATATATTGCTTTTCTCGTTTTCTACGACACTTCCTGTGATAATTATTTATGGATTTCTTGGTGGAGGTTTTGATAAGGATATTTTCAGGTTTGCTTTTGTTGGATCTTTATTTTACTTTGTTTTTTCTTCGATATTTTTCAACACATCTTTTACAGTGATTGACGATAGGGAGCATTACAGGATGCTAAAGTACATTATTGTCTCGAAAACGAACTACATCATTTATGCGCTTGGAAGAGCCTTGGGGTATGTGCTTTTACAGATTTCAAGCAGTGCCATAGTCCTTGTCTTATTTATTCCCATATTTAAAGTTAGTCTTTCAGTTAACTTTTTGCTATTAATCTTTTCAGTTATTACAGGATTTGTTGGGTCATTTGGCATTGCGCTTATGTTTGCAAGTTATTACCTTCTTTCTGTAAGAGAAGAAACAAGTCTTATGGACATACTATTTGGAGCACTCTTTTTGATAAGTGGTGCGATGTTTCCACCGACGATTCTTCCAAAATTTGGCTATATTATTTCTCTTTATTTTCCTCTCTCTTCTGCAATTGAACTTGGAAGGTATGCCCTCTTCGGGAAGCATCTTACAGCGTTCTTTAGTGGATATTCAACTTCTGCTCTTGTATCTTTTGCATTCCTTGTTAATATTTTGTATTTTGTCTTAGGTCTTATTCTTTTAAATTTTGCCCTCAAAAGCGCTATTAAAAAAGGTTATATCGACATAACAACAGCGTTTTAA
- a CDS encoding MSCRAMM family protein, which yields MATSNNKAYVFVFSENQYETLYTVNLNSGRYTVTWREKYPKGIQNFNLDHCYSEFININNIPHLLFISENRNNFILQPFNENGPFGEQIILKGGQPVYADILIERTSLKTNPKKAICGSPLLIQGTAYNRGGQTANNVTAFFKIDDTNIGSLDLGNIQPFDSVSFAKIYNVSDTLTKDRINVEISLITNSKQFATKNDKETFMLDVLRKGVVFGRVSEGSGVTDPTWYTAGLEGVEVSFQGIKTYTDKNGFFTIENVEFGKGIIKFKKNSYNDVSFEIETTRTKPIVNASVRMNNHGRLKIIIQDEKGEKLSNVTVYLVDHEYQTDTDKNGEITFNIPKGTYRIAFKKAGYQAIPPSVYYVELSKEKTVTITLKELTTAILRGK from the coding sequence TTGGCTACTAGTAATAACAAGGCTTATGTTTTTGTATTTTCCGAAAACCAATATGAAACTCTATATACTGTCAACCTGAATTCTGGAAGATATACCGTTACCTGGAGAGAAAAATATCCAAAAGGAATCCAAAACTTTAATTTAGACCATTGCTATTCCGAGTTTATAAATATTAACAATATACCACACCTTCTTTTCATAAGCGAAAACAGAAATAATTTCATACTTCAACCTTTTAATGAAAACGGGCCCTTCGGAGAACAAATCATTTTAAAAGGAGGGCAACCAGTTTACGCTGACATACTGATAGAAAGGACTTCGCTAAAAACTAACCCCAAAAAGGCAATTTGTGGATCGCCTTTGCTAATACAGGGAACGGCTTATAATAGGGGTGGGCAAACAGCGAATAACGTTACTGCATTCTTCAAAATTGATGATACTAATATAGGATCATTAGATCTTGGTAATATTCAACCATTTGATAGCGTGAGTTTCGCAAAGATTTATAACGTAAGTGATACACTCACAAAAGACAGAATTAACGTAGAAATTTCTTTAATTACTAATTCAAAACAGTTCGCAACAAAAAATGATAAGGAAACATTTATGCTAGACGTTCTACGGAAAGGGGTAGTGTTTGGAAGAGTATCCGAGGGGAGTGGTGTAACTGATCCAACGTGGTACACTGCAGGCCTTGAAGGAGTGGAAGTTTCGTTTCAAGGAATTAAAACTTATACCGATAAGAACGGATTTTTCACGATTGAAAACGTAGAATTTGGCAAAGGAATAATAAAATTCAAAAAAAATAGCTACAATGATGTTTCATTTGAAATAGAAACGACACGGACAAAACCAATTGTAAATGCAAGTGTAAGGATGAACAATCATGGAAGACTGAAAATAATTATACAAGATGAAAAAGGAGAAAAACTTTCCAACGTAACAGTTTATCTTGTTGACCATGAATACCAAACGGATACGGACAAAAATGGCGAAATCACTTTCAATATTCCTAAAGGTACTTATAGAATCGCATTTAAGAAAGCCGGATATCAAGCGATACCGCCTTCAGTTTATTATGTAGAACTTAGTAAAGAAAAAACTGTAACGATAACATTAAAAGAATTAACAACGGCAATCTTAAGGGGGAAGTAG